The Fictibacillus arsenicus genome contains a region encoding:
- a CDS encoding alpha/beta hydrolase: protein MIGCLCLHGFTGGPYEIEPITEYLQKNTDWILSVPTYPGHGTELSLRGRTHKEWLQEAENAYLELRKKADKIYIVGFSMGGMIAGYLASKYGCDKLILLNASAYYVNPGQMIKDIANMMISGFNRQLKDHELYKRYRKKLLDTPLSATREFRKLVKLLKPELAQISAPTLIVQGECDGLVPRKSAEFLYGTIAASNKRICYFKESKHMICHDVEKDQLIDEVYQFLMSE from the coding sequence ATGATCGGTTGTCTTTGTTTGCATGGCTTTACAGGAGGACCCTATGAAATCGAGCCCATCACAGAGTATCTGCAGAAAAATACCGATTGGATACTTTCTGTTCCGACTTACCCAGGGCATGGGACTGAGCTTTCATTAAGAGGAAGAACACACAAAGAATGGCTGCAAGAAGCGGAAAACGCATATCTTGAACTTCGGAAAAAAGCGGATAAAATCTACATTGTCGGGTTTTCAATGGGTGGAATGATCGCTGGTTATCTGGCATCCAAATATGGCTGCGATAAATTGATCTTGTTGAATGCAAGTGCTTATTACGTAAACCCCGGACAGATGATTAAAGATATAGCGAATATGATGATCTCAGGTTTCAACAGGCAGTTAAAAGACCATGAGCTTTATAAAAGGTACAGAAAAAAACTGCTTGATACCCCTTTAAGTGCAACAAGGGAATTTCGAAAGCTAGTAAAGCTGCTTAAACCAGAATTAGCACAGATCTCAGCGCCTACGCTGATTGTACAAGGAGAGTGTGACGGACTTGTACCAAGAAAAAGTGCGGAGTTTTTATATGGGACGATTGCAGCATCCAATAAACGAATTTGTTACTTTAAAGAGTCGAAGCACATGATCTGCCATGATGTTGAAAAAGATCAGCTGATCGATGAGGTTTATCAATTTTTAATGAGTGAATAG
- the secG gene encoding preprotein translocase subunit SecG produces MLTAAKILLILVSLSLIVVVVLQSGRSAGLSGAITGGAEQLFGKQKARGIDALLSKLTVILAVLFFVLTISVAYFLPTN; encoded by the coding sequence ATGCTAACAGCAGCAAAAATCCTTCTTATTTTAGTATCATTATCTTTAATTGTTGTCGTTGTTCTTCAGTCAGGTCGTTCGGCCGGATTATCAGGAGCAATTACAGGTGGAGCTGAGCAGCTTTTTGGTAAGCAAAAAGCACGCGGTATTGATGCATTGCTTAGTAAACTTACAGTGATTCTTGCAGTATTATTCTTCGTTTTGACAATTTCAGTAGCGTATTTCTTACCTACAAATTAA
- a CDS encoding FHA domain-containing protein: MKQSLYIRIEAGDPYDTGSLIPLKSEGEVLTFGRSSHTNETDISLLSPYVSRNHAEIFLQDDQPFIRDLDSKHGTELNNVKLEPEVPKKLQSGDVISLAKGVVLLTYLDTEMAETDLTMEFTSPIEPAEKKITNGLHIIPERRQISIDGEPLFLSGKHTDLLVFLYRKKNQAVSSDEIKIQIWPERMVAGSNTLPDVGNDEINALVYRLRKKLGPYGDSIVTVPRYGYMLQIK, encoded by the coding sequence ATGAAACAAAGCCTATACATACGAATAGAAGCGGGAGATCCTTACGATACGGGGAGCTTAATTCCGCTCAAGTCCGAAGGGGAAGTCTTAACCTTTGGGAGATCATCACATACGAACGAAACAGATATTTCACTGCTCAGTCCATATGTATCACGCAATCACGCTGAAATCTTTTTACAAGACGATCAGCCTTTTATTCGTGACTTGGATTCAAAACATGGCACAGAACTGAATAACGTAAAGCTAGAACCAGAAGTTCCAAAAAAGCTGCAATCAGGTGATGTGATCAGTCTGGCAAAAGGTGTTGTCCTGTTAACCTATTTAGATACCGAAATGGCAGAAACAGATTTAACGATGGAATTCACCTCACCGATCGAGCCTGCTGAAAAGAAAATCACCAACGGTCTGCACATCATTCCTGAACGTCGACAAATCTCGATAGATGGAGAACCGTTATTTTTATCAGGCAAACATACTGACCTGCTGGTTTTTCTCTACAGAAAAAAGAACCAGGCGGTCAGCAGCGATGAAATTAAGATCCAGATATGGCCTGAAAGAATGGTAGCAGGATCAAATACGCTTCCTGATGTAGGGAATGATGAGATCAACGCTCTTGTCTATCGTTTGCGAAAGAAGCTTGGACCATATGGCGACTCCATCGTTACAGTTCCGCGATATGGATACATGTTGCAAATTAAATAA
- a CDS encoding cob(I)yrinic acid a,c-diamide adenosyltransferase — translation MKLYTKTGDEGKTSVIGGRLDKSHIRVKAYGSLDELNSFVGLTITKLYDPMFCDIASQLAKIQHELFDCGGDLSAVKQDYPFKTKDESVLFLEERMDQYVQEAPELERFILPGGSEPAAYFHICRTITRRAEREIVELKQTDTIHPVVLRYINRLSDYFFAVARVVNYRLQIKDVEYERSAIVFRGRKGKGNEQDEK, via the coding sequence ATGAAACTATATACGAAAACGGGAGATGAAGGAAAAACGAGTGTTATTGGGGGACGTTTAGATAAAAGTCATATTCGCGTAAAAGCTTATGGATCACTTGATGAATTGAATAGTTTTGTTGGACTTACGATCACTAAACTATACGATCCCATGTTCTGTGACATTGCATCTCAATTGGCGAAAATTCAACATGAACTATTTGACTGTGGAGGTGACCTATCTGCTGTTAAACAAGATTATCCTTTTAAAACAAAGGATGAAAGTGTTCTTTTTCTTGAGGAGCGCATGGACCAATATGTTCAAGAAGCACCAGAATTAGAGCGGTTTATATTACCAGGAGGTTCTGAGCCCGCTGCTTATTTTCATATTTGCCGTACGATAACGCGCAGGGCAGAACGAGAGATCGTAGAATTAAAGCAGACAGATACGATTCATCCTGTTGTTCTTCGTTACATCAACAGGTTGTCTGATTACTTTTTTGCTGTTGCCCGTGTAGTTAATTACAGACTGCAAATCAAAGATGTAGAGTATGAAAGAAGTGCAATCGTATTCAGAGGCAGAAAAGGGAAAGGGAATGAGCAGGATGAAAAGTAA
- a CDS encoding bifunctional adenosylcobinamide kinase/adenosylcobinamide-phosphate guanylyltransferase has translation MHFVTGGAFHGKAKWVTGTYNLSREDNGWFVLKDGIPASDDFNRGNIVVLEGIEQMVRSTVLEKGESAARETLSQVLESWLIWDANKDHQLILIGTDIGKGIVPMEQENRMWRDFNGWFFQDIVKKALRVDLIWYGIPQLLKGKGDGHETIYENGR, from the coding sequence GTGCATTTCGTTACAGGCGGAGCCTTTCATGGCAAAGCAAAATGGGTAACCGGAACTTATAATCTCTCTCGGGAAGATAATGGCTGGTTTGTATTGAAAGATGGGATTCCTGCCTCTGATGATTTTAATCGTGGCAACATAGTTGTTCTTGAAGGTATTGAACAAATGGTTCGATCTACCGTACTCGAAAAAGGGGAGTCAGCGGCAAGAGAAACATTATCACAGGTTTTGGAATCTTGGCTGATTTGGGATGCAAACAAAGATCATCAACTTATATTAATTGGAACAGACATCGGAAAAGGAATCGTGCCGATGGAACAAGAAAATCGGATGTGGCGTGATTTCAATGGGTGGTTTTTTCAAGACATCGTAAAGAAGGCTCTCAGAGTAGACTTAATCTGGTACGGGATTCCTCAGCTTTTAAAAGGGAAGGGTGATGGGCATGAAACTATATACGAAAACGGGAGATGA
- a CDS encoding histidine phosphatase family protein, with protein sequence MALVRRVAVTLLRHGLTAANQQKQYIGTLNPSLCEEGIHEMNLLKAAFVFPKADAVISSDRKRCLETARILYPDHPIITSGTFCELHFGEWEGKTYEELKYQRQYQKWIDDPSVYQPPKGESLYEFEKRLELGWKSELAAYFEKEQVSHIVLITHGGPIRYYLSKLAPNNQKWPWKTEHGKGYTFFWDLEELRRDKRCISLQAEPFMAKQNG encoded by the coding sequence ATGGCTTTGGTTCGCAGGGTGGCTGTTACTTTGCTTCGTCACGGTTTAACAGCTGCAAATCAACAAAAACAATACATCGGGACACTTAATCCTTCCCTTTGTGAAGAAGGAATCCATGAAATGAATCTTTTAAAAGCGGCGTTTGTTTTTCCGAAAGCAGATGCAGTGATCTCTAGTGACAGAAAGCGTTGTTTGGAAACTGCCCGTATTCTCTACCCAGATCATCCAATCATAACATCAGGAACTTTTTGCGAACTTCATTTTGGAGAATGGGAAGGGAAGACATATGAGGAGTTAAAATATCAACGTCAATACCAGAAATGGATAGATGATCCTTCCGTGTACCAACCGCCAAAGGGAGAATCGCTTTACGAATTCGAAAAAAGATTAGAGCTTGGATGGAAATCGGAGCTTGCTGCCTATTTTGAAAAAGAACAAGTAAGTCATATCGTTCTTATTACTCACGGTGGTCCGATCCGATATTACTTATCCAAGTTAGCACCTAATAACCAAAAGTGGCCGTGGAAGACAGAGCATGGAAAAGGTTATACATTTTTTTGGGACTTAGAAGAATTAAGGAGGGATAAACGGTGCATTTCGTTACAGGCGGAGCCTTTCATGGCAAAGCAAAATGGGTAA